The genome window ACCCCGTTACATACATTAAAGCTTACGATTACATCCGCCAGATGATGGCCGATCTGCCATTGTCGAAAGCACGCAGCTATAAACCTTCCCATTTCTCTTTTAATGTGGATGGCGGGCGCTGTGAAATTTGCCAGGGCGAAGGCCAGGTGAAGATTGAAATGCAGTTTATGGCCGACATTTACCTTAAATGTGAAGGCTGTAATGGCAAAAGATTCAAGCAGGAAATCCAGGAAGTGCGTTACCATGATAAAGACGTGGCCGAAATCCTGGATATGACCGTGGATGAAGCCATTGAGTTTTTCAAGCCCACTGAACCAAAGCTGGTTGAAAAGCTGATGCCTTTGCAGGAAGTGGGGCTTGGTTATGTAGGCTTAGGCCAATCTTCGAACACATTGTCGGGTGGGGAAGCGCAGCGTGTAAAGCTGGCGTCGTTCCTGGGAAAAGGCTCTTCCAACAAAGGAAAAACCCTTTTTATCTTTGACGAGCCCACAACCGGTCTGCATTTTCATGACATTAAGAAGCTTCTGAAAGCCATTAATGCATTGGTAGACCAGGGTGATAGCGTGATCATTATTGAGCATAATATGGAAGTGATCAAAAGCGCCGACTGGATCCTGGATCTCGGTCCCGAAGGCGGCGATGGCGGCGGTTACCTTACATTTGCCGGAACGCCTGAGGAAATGGCCAAGATCGACGACAATTACACAGCCACATTCCTGAAAGACAAAATCTGATCAAATAGCCTGATTACAGCGAAGAATCGTAGATTATGCAGTAAAGACAATAGGGAAAAGCCTTATTGAACCGAAACCAAAATGCGATTCTTATGAAGTTATATAAAACAGAAAACGGCATCCTGCTGGAAAGCGACGATCTTTTTTATCGTTTGCATGAAACCGACTGGGACGTTGCTGTGAACCGGGATGATCTGTACGATTGGCTCGAAATACAAATTGAAAGCCTCATTCCGATCACATTCACAGACGATATTCCAATGCCGGAAATCCTCGCGCCGATTGGTTCTCAGGAAGTTTGGGCGTCCGGAGTGACTTATTTCAGAAGCCGCACGGCCCGCATGGAGGAATCTGAAAAAGCAGGCGGCGGCAGTTTTTATGACCGCGTGTATGAAGCCGAAAGACCCGAGCTTTTCTTCAAATCGACCGCCTGGCGGGTTATAGGCAACCACGGAACCGTCCGCATCCGCCGGGATTCTACCTGGGATGTGCCCGAGCCCGAACTCACATTATTTGCCTCCTCATCCGGAACATTGGTGGGTTACACCATTGGAAATGATATGAGTTCCAGAAGCATTGAAGGTGAAAATCCTTTGTATCTACCTCAGGCTAAGTCTTATACGGGAAGCGCAGCCATTGGTCCGTGCCTGTATGTGCCGGAATTTCCGCTTGGCGAGAATACGGTGATCGACATTGCCATTGTCCGCTCAGGCGAAGAAGTTTTCAGCGGCGAAGTGACATTATCCCAGATGAAACGCAAGCCCGACGAACTACTCCGTTATCTTTTCCTCGAAATGGCTTTCCCGCACGGCGCTTACCTTATGACCGGCACCGGCATCATCCCCCCATCCGATTTCACATTACAACAAGGCGATATCATTCACATTTCCATCGAGCCCATCGGCACATTGACCAATGTGGTCGGCTGAAAACGAGAAAAGCTGCAACCTTACCAGTTGCAGCTTTTTAATTCATGGTGAATATTAGGTCGGATCAGCTTGGCAATCCGATGAATGCGTAAATC of Dyadobacter chenhuakuii contains these proteins:
- a CDS encoding fumarylacetoacetate hydrolase family protein, with the translated sequence MKLYKTENGILLESDDLFYRLHETDWDVAVNRDDLYDWLEIQIESLIPITFTDDIPMPEILAPIGSQEVWASGVTYFRSRTARMEESEKAGGGSFYDRVYEAERPELFFKSTAWRVIGNHGTVRIRRDSTWDVPEPELTLFASSSGTLVGYTIGNDMSSRSIEGENPLYLPQAKSYTGSAAIGPCLYVPEFPLGENTVIDIAIVRSGEEVFSGEVTLSQMKRKPDELLRYLFLEMAFPHGAYLMTGTGIIPPSDFTLQQGDIIHISIEPIGTLTNVVG